A window of the Synechococcus sp. LTW-R genome harbors these coding sequences:
- a CDS encoding YheT family hydrolase, with amino-acid sequence MGGPRGPFSMDGEPFQPRFPWWNGDLQTLRDTFRTDALPPDQGQRLPLDVGGGEQLLAKLDAPLSGAEPRGLVLLMHGLGGSSQRAGLRRMGDTLQRSGFAVLRLNMRGAGEGRALARGTYAANCNRDLLQVLRQARSLAAGRPLLGMGISLGGTKLLNALTSSALERRTAGLDPQAPLLDGLVTISTPVDLESCSRQIERPRNGLYQHWLLKRLVAQTLADPFGVTASERQALEGPLPTIRAFDAAITAPRWSYASVDDYYRQASPLWRLQDPRIRRQLPPALLIHAEDDPWVPVEPTRSLEALQDDRFQLLLTAKGGHNGFHGPGGCWTDQLTARWFQALLD; translated from the coding sequence ATGGGGGGCCCTCGGGGCCCCTTTTCCATGGATGGTGAGCCGTTTCAGCCTCGCTTTCCCTGGTGGAATGGTGACCTGCAAACCCTGCGGGACACCTTCCGCACGGATGCCCTGCCCCCCGATCAGGGCCAGCGCCTGCCCTTGGATGTGGGCGGCGGCGAGCAACTCCTCGCCAAGTTGGATGCCCCCCTCTCTGGGGCGGAGCCCCGGGGCTTGGTGCTGTTGATGCATGGTCTGGGGGGATCCAGCCAACGGGCCGGCCTGCGCCGGATGGGGGACACCCTGCAGCGCTCCGGCTTTGCCGTGCTTCGCCTCAACATGCGTGGTGCAGGCGAGGGCCGTGCCCTGGCCCGCGGCACCTATGCGGCCAACTGCAATCGCGATCTGCTGCAGGTCCTGCGCCAGGCCCGCAGCTTGGCCGCCGGCCGCCCCCTGCTCGGGATGGGGATTTCCCTGGGCGGCACCAAGTTGCTCAATGCCCTGACCTCCAGCGCACTTGAGCGCCGGACGGCCGGTCTCGATCCCCAGGCGCCACTTCTCGATGGGCTCGTCACCATCAGCACCCCGGTGGATCTCGAGAGCTGCTCGCGCCAGATCGAGCGGCCCCGCAACGGCCTCTACCAGCACTGGCTGTTGAAGCGGCTCGTGGCCCAGACCCTGGCGGATCCCTTCGGGGTCACGGCGAGCGAGCGGCAGGCCCTGGAGGGCCCCTTGCCGACCATTCGCGCCTTCGATGCGGCGATTACGGCTCCCCGCTGGAGCTATGCCTCGGTGGATGACTACTACCGCCAGGCCAGTCCCCTCTGGCGGCTGCAGGACCCCCGCATCCGGCGCCAGCTGCCGCCCGCCTTGTTGATCCATGCGGAGGACGACCCCTGGGTGCCCGTGGAGCCGACCCGCAGTCTGGAAGCGCTCCAGGACGATCGCTTCCAGCTGCTCCTGACGGCGAAGGGGGGACACAACGGCTTCCACGGCCCCGGCGGCTGTTGGACCGATCAGCTCACGGCCCGC